A stretch of the Lolium perenne isolate Kyuss_39 chromosome 3, Kyuss_2.0, whole genome shotgun sequence genome encodes the following:
- the LOC127344534 gene encoding protein LURP-one-related 12-like yields the protein MAIVAEEYCDLKERLLTVRKTSHFSPGDGFAAYDHRTGGLAFRADTYGRGHGGGAASPGELALLGPAGEPLLTVRRRRPSLHQRWEGFLGARADGQKPLFSARRSSILGGAGRGAVVELAASAASELRVDGSFARRCCRVVAKGADGEETVVAEIRRKVDAGARVVMGRDVFVLRVGPGFDAAFAMGIVLVLDQIAGHEADDGDAGEDALHARIR from the coding sequence ATGGCGATCGTGGCCGAGGAGTACTGCGACCTCAAGGAGCGCCTGCTCACCGTGCGCAAGACCTCCCACTTCTCCCCGGGCGACGGCTTCGCGGCCTACGACCACCGCACGGGCGGCCTGGCCTTCCGCGCCGACACCTACGGTcgcggccacggcggcggcgcggcctccCCGGGCGAGCTCGCGCTGCTCGGCCCCGCCGGCGAGCCCCTCCTCACCGTGCGCAGGCGCCGCCCGTCCCTGCACCAGCGCTGGGAGGGCTTCCTCGGCGCCCGCGCCGACGGCCAGAAGCCCCTCTTCTCCGCCCGCAGGTCCTCCATCCTCGGCGGCGCCGGACGCGGCGCCGTGGTCGAGCTCGCCGCGTCCGCTGCCTCTGAGCTCCGCGTCGACGGCTCCTTCGCGCGGCGCTGCTGCCGCGTGGTGGCCAAGGGCGCGGACGGGGAGGAGACGGTGGTGGCGGAGATCAGGCGCAAGGTGGACGCCGGGGCGCGGGTGGTGATGGGCAGGGACGTGTTCGTGCTGCGGGTTGGCCCCGGCTTCGACGCCGCCTTCGCCATGGGGATCGTCCTTGTGCTCGACCAGATCGCCGGCCACGAGGCCGACGACGGCGACGCCGGGGAGGACGCCCTCCACGCCAGGATTCGGTGA
- the LOC139838172 gene encoding uncharacterized protein: protein MALNSTSGAIVSTTAGALSPAGAARSVSPVVLSFDAGNYTKWAIYLRASLGRAGLIGHIDGTTQAAPTNGAWMAEDYTVLNHLHAAIDEDVADMVLASNQTARQLWLAIYELFSANKASKAIYLDNDFRQLVQGTSSITEYCRRQKQLSDALADNDSPVSARALVLNTLRGLGPRFSSAATVISMTDPLPTFIRVRSMLLMEEMQQANAAANAASTALVAQAMRPAPPTPPCAGTACQGGSSNSGRSRKGKKKTATAQAAAPNRAPTPAPTGPWFCISPGAGQWRPPTGAGILGPRPQAYTTINAPMFQSAPSTSTSPSPARDNAGLIAALNSMYQQGGWVMDSGATSHMTNDEGNIQFSAPLSSPHFVTVGNGHEDSSCDPSLQ, encoded by the exons ATGGCCCTCAACTCCACCTCCGGAGCCATCGTGTCCACCACCGCGGGCGCTCTGTCTCCCGCCGGTGCTGCCCGCTCCGTCTCGCCCGTCGTCCTCTCCTTTGACGCCGGGAACTACACCAAGTGGGCGATCTACCTCCGCGCCTCGCTCGGCCGTGCCGGCCTCATCGGCCACATCGACGGCACCACTCAGGCTGCTCCTACCAACGGCGCATGGATGGCGGAGGACTACACCGTGCTCAACCATCTGCACGCGGCCATCGACGAGGACGTTGCCGACATGGTCCTCGCCAGCAACCAGACCGCCCGCCAGCTCTGGCTGGCCATCTACGAGCTCTTCTCCGCCAACAAGGCCAGCAAGGCGATCTACCTCGACAACGACTTTCGCCAGCTGGTCCAGGGCACGTCCTCCATCACCGAGTactgccgccgccagaagcaactcTCCGACGCCCTCGCCGACAACGACTCCCCGGTCTCGGCCCGCGCGCTCGTCCTCAACACTCTGCGCGGCCTCGGGCCTCGGTTCTCCTCCGCGGCCACCGTGATCTCAATGACGGACCCGCTGCCCACTTTCATCCGTGTTCGGAGCATGCTCCTCATGGAGGAGATGCAACAGGCCAACGCGGCTGCTAACGCCGCCTCCACTGCCCTCGTCGCCCAGGCCATGCGCCCGGCGCCTCCTACACCACCGTGCGCGGGCACAGCCTGTCAAGGCGGGTCGTCCAACTCTGGCCGGTCTCGCAAAGGCAAGAAGAAGACCGCCACCGCCCAGGCCGCCGCGCCCAACCGCGCGCCCACCCCTGCGCCTACGGGCCCCTGGTTCTGCATCTCCCCTGGCGCTGGACAGTGGCGCCCTCCTACGGGCGCTGGCATCCTCGGCCCCCGTCCTCAGGCCTACACCACAATCAACGCGCCCATGTTCCAGTCCGCGCCCTCGACCTCGACATCGCCTTCGCCCGCCCGGGACAACGCCGGCCTCATCGCTGCCCTCAACTCGATGTACCAGCAGGGTGGCTGGGTCATGGACTCTGGCGCCACGTCTCACATGACGAACGACGAGGGTAACATCCAGTTCTCCGCCCCTCTATCCTCTCCACACTTCGTCACTGTTGGGAACG GACACGAAGACTCGTCGTGTGATCCTTCGCTGCAATAG